ATTGTAACACAGTTAAAATTATGTAAAAAAAAATATAAAAAAAAATCAAAAAAAGCTTTGATTTTTTTGATAACTATGCTATAATCCTTAGAGTGTATAAGGATATTTGAAAAATCCTTAAAGAGATGATTGAAGGAGGTGTAACAAATAGATGGCTTCTAACAAATTAAGAATCTACTTAAAGGCTTATGACCATACTTTATTAGATCAATCAGCTAAAAGAATAGCAGAGGTTGCTAAAAAGTCTGGAGCAGAAATTGCAGGACCTATGCCATTACCTACTAAGATTAAAAAGTATACTGTTTTAAGATCAGTACACGTAAACAAGGATTCAAGAGAACAATTTGAAATGAGAGTACACAGAAGAATGGTAGAAATTAACAATTCTACACAAAAGACAATAGCTTCGTTAACAGCAGTTAACTTACCAGCTGGTGTTGGAATAGAAATCAAACAAATCTAATTGATTTTTAAAAAACAACCATTCATGGTTTGAATTCGGGTAATTTGATTATGTTTGATAAGACGATTATCGAAATCTAAATTATCCTTACAGAATAATACAAGTTGACGCTTTTTTTAAAGCTAGACTGTAGAACCACGAGGTCAAGTTGTCAACCAATATATTATTTGATGGAGGTAAAACAATGTCAGGAATTTTAGCAAAGAAAATTGGAATGACTCAAATATTTGAAGATGGAAAATTCATTCCAGTTACAGTTGTTGAAGCTGGTCCTAACTATGTTCTTCAAAAGAAGACTGTAGAAAATGATGGATATACAGCTCTACAATTAGGATTTGATGAGAAAAAGGAAAAAAACACTACTAAACCAGTAATGGGAATCTTCAAGAAAGCAGGAGTTAACCCTCAAAGATTCGTTAAAGAATTAAGAGTAGACTCAGTAGAAGGTTTCGAACTTGGTCAAGAAATCAAAGCTGATGTTTTAGCAGATGTTGCTTATGTAGATATTACAGGTACATCAAAAGGTAAAGGAACATCAGGGGTTATGAAAAGACACGGATTCGGTGGAAACAGAGCGTCTCACGGGGTTTCTAGAAACCACAGACTTGGAGGATCTATCGGAATGTCATCATGGCCAGGAAAAGTTTTAAAAGGAAAAAGAATGGCTGGACAATATGGAAATGTTACAGTAACTGTTCAAAACCTAAAAGTTGTGAAGGTTGATGCTGAAAATAACTTAGTACTTATCAAAGGTGCAGTACCAGGAGCTAAGAACGGTTATATCGTAATCAAA
The uncultured Fusobacterium sp. DNA segment above includes these coding regions:
- the rpsJ gene encoding 30S ribosomal protein S10 — encoded protein: MASNKLRIYLKAYDHTLLDQSAKRIAEVAKKSGAEIAGPMPLPTKIKKYTVLRSVHVNKDSREQFEMRVHRRMVEINNSTQKTIASLTAVNLPAGVGIEIKQI
- the rplC gene encoding 50S ribosomal protein L3 — encoded protein: MSGILAKKIGMTQIFEDGKFIPVTVVEAGPNYVLQKKTVENDGYTALQLGFDEKKEKNTTKPVMGIFKKAGVNPQRFVKELRVDSVEGFELGQEIKADVLADVAYVDITGTSKGKGTSGVMKRHGFGGNRASHGVSRNHRLGGSIGMSSWPGKVLKGKRMAGQYGNVTVTVQNLKVVKVDAENNLVLIKGAVPGAKNGYIVIKPAVKK